Proteins encoded together in one Equus asinus isolate D_3611 breed Donkey chromosome 12, EquAss-T2T_v2, whole genome shotgun sequence window:
- the UQCRB gene encoding cytochrome b-c1 complex subunit 7, giving the protein MASRPTVAASSRWLEGIRKWYYNAAGFNKLGLMRDDTIHENDDVKEAIRRLPENLYNDRVFRIKRALDLTMRQQILPKEQWTKYEEDKFYLEPYLKEVIRERKEREEWAKK; this is encoded by the exons TTGCAGCATCAAGCCGGTGGCTGGAGGGTATTCGAAAATGGTATTACAATGCTGCTGGGTTCAATAAACTGG GGTTAATGCGAGATGATACAATACATGAGAATGACGACGTAAAAGAAGCCATAAGAAGGCTTCCTGAGAACCTTTATAACGACAGGGTGTTTCGTATTAAGAGAGCACTGGACCTGACCATGAGGCAGCAGATCTTGCCTAAAGAGCAGTGGACAAAATATGAGGAG GATAAATTCTACCTTGAACCATACTTGAAAGAGGTTATtcgggaaagaaaagagagagaagaatgggcAAAAAAGTAA